Genomic window (Luteibacter yeojuensis):
TGAAGATGTACCGCGGGCAGTACAACCTGTTCGGCGATCCGGAAGTCATGCCGGTGAAGGTGATCTGGGATTACGCGTACTACTGGGGCGTGCTCTGCCAGATCGTCTTCCAGAACCGCCTCGGCGACGATGCGTTCATCACCCGCATGGGCCCGGAGTTCCAGTGCTGCGCCGAGCTCAACACGGCGATGCAGGCGTTCTTCCAGCGCTGGCATGCGCTGTCGGAGCGCCGCAACGGAAGGGCCATGCTGGACCAGCGCGACCTCGCCTGGTTCGCCGACATGAACGCAACGCTGCACGATAGCCTCGACGACGACTCGCTTGCCGGGCGCCTGCGCGACAACATGCGCATGATGCAGGCGCTGGCCTCGAGCATCGTCGAGCGTGCGGCCGCGGACTATCCGTCGGTGGTGGAGGGGTACGGGCACCTCGTCGGCCCCGAGGGACAGCGCATGGATCTGTTCGAGCAGGTAGCCTGAGGCCGAGACCCCTGTATGGCGGGCGTCTCGGTCTTTGAGACGGCCGGCGGGCAGACTGTTTCCCGTCGACCCGGAGGGGCCGGTCAGGCTCCTCATCAGTCACCCTTTCGCGCTGTCCCTCCGGGTCGTCGACATACCCTCGGTGGCTACGCGTCCCGATAGAGCACGGCGGCGCGGCCGGATGCGATCTCCCGCCCGCGGTGCAGGATGCGGAAGCCATACTGCGCGCCGCTGCCGTCGGCGATCAGGCATTCCGCGTGTACATCGAGCGGACCCTGCAACGTATCCACGCGATCCACAGCGAGCTTCACGCCGCGCAGGCTGACCAGCATGCCGGCGCGCGGCCGGGTGCGTCCCTGTTCGCGCGCGAGCAGCGCCCCGTGCACGGCCATCGCCTGTGCCCCGTATTCGGCCAGATGCACCGCGTGCAGTCCCTCTTCGCCGCGCAGCGGGTGCGCGACCAGCACATGGCTCGTGCTGACCGCATGGATCGTCGTGGCGTCCCAGGCCTGCACGCCGTCCAGCAGGCACATGTCGCCCGCATGAGGGATGAGGTCAACGAACTCGGTCTTGGGCAGCATGCGGAGCCATCAGGATCGAAAGGCAGAAGTGGAAGGCGACGCCCAGCGCCACCGTGAGGCCGATCGCGCGGAGCACGGGAATCGACGACCAGGCGAGCATGCCGAACACGAGCAGTGCCGCGATGACGCAGACCACCGTGGCATGCAGCGTACGCCGCTGCTCGGCAGGGTCGCCGGTGTCGCGCTCGAAGAACAGCGCATAGTGCAAACCCAGGCCCGCGGCGAGGATCAAGGCCACGAGGTGGAACAGCGAGATGGGAATGCCCGCCATGCGCTCCACCGCCAGCACGAGGAAGGTGGCGAGCGTCATCGGCGCGAGCACGTGCCACGCACGGCGGATGCTGCGTAACGCCAGCGTGATGGTGAGGAACAGCAGTGCGGCGGCGGCAAGCACGGCGTGAAGGATGCGCGTGCGATACGCGGCCACGAGCGACTCCGAGGCCTCTTTCAGGTCGAGCAGGCGCGCGCCTGGATCGGCAGCGGCCACGGCCGCCGCGACGGCGGCCGCGTCATGCACGCCGCTCAGGGTCGACAGACCCACCCAGTGGTCGCCACGCGGCAGCAGCATCGCGGCAAGGCGCTGGCCGAGCGGCGACCGGGCGAACACCTCGGGCGTGAGCAACGGCGCGCTGCGCGCCGTTTCGACGTCGTCGACGAAGGGCGCGAACAGGTCCTTGCGGAACGGCATGCCGTCGAGGGCCTTCGTCAGCGAGGCGTCGAGCGTCGCGCGATCCGGCAGTTTCGCCTGGCGTGCGCGTTGCGTCGCCAGGTCGGGAAGGTAGATCGACGGCAGTTCGAAGCCATCGAGCGCCTTTGCCGCCACCTGCCCGCGCAGGCGCGGTTCCAGCTTCGCCGAGGCGGCGAGCACGCCATCGGCCGTCTTTGCCTGCACGATCAGGAGGTAGCGGACATCCGGCGCACCAAGCTCGCCGCGCAGGCGCGCGTCCGTCATCAACAGATCGCGCGGCAACGGCGTGAGCGCCGAGAGGTCGTTCTGCCAGAACGGGCCGGGGGCGAACGCGATCATCGCGACCACCGCCGCGGCGATGGGAACGGGCAGCCAGCGCGGACGCGGCAAGGCGTCGAGCCAGCCACGGAAGGCCGCGAGGCCCGGCATGCGCGCGACGTCGCGCGCGTGCTCGGGGAGCAGGTAGGGCAAGGCATAGCGCGTGCTGAACCCCGCGGCGAGCAGGCCGGCGATCGTGAACACGGCCAGCTGCTGCAACCCTCCGACGCCCGACGCATAGAAAGCGAGGTAGGCGATACAGGCCGAAGCGATGGCCGTGAGCAGCAGCGGCCACAATCCACGCACGCTCGCCACGGCGGATTCGCCCTCGCGGCGATGGCTCAGCAGGCGGATGGGGTATTCCTGCGCCACGCCCAGCAGCGTGAAGCCGAAGGCCAGCGTGATGCCATGCACCTCGGCAAAGCACACCGTCAACAACGCGATGCCCGCGAGCGCGCCGGTCGCGACCGGCAACGCGCCGAGCAACAGGCTGCGCACACTGCGATAGGCGACCAGCATCAGCACGATGAAGCCGATGGTCGAGATACGGCCGATCCAGTCGGCCTGATCGCGCGTCTGCGCATTCACCACCACGGTGAAATAGCCGGGGCCGCTGATCGTCAGGTGCGCCGCGGCGCTGCCCGGCAATGCCGCGAAGGCCGCGCGGAGGCGGCCGATGGCGTCCTCCTGCGCGCCCGGATCGAAACCCGCACCGCGCGTCTGCGCGAGCAGCAGGGCTTCCCCGCGCGACGAAAACCATACGCCATCGCGCACCTCGGGCGAGCGGACCGGCGTCCAGCGCTCGGCCAGCTTCAGCGTTTCGAGCGTGGGGTCGCGCGGCAGCAGGCCCTTGAGCAGGGTGGCCGCGGGCGAGCCGAGGTCGTCGAGGCGCTGCTGCAACTCGTCGGCCAGGTAGCCCTCGTCGAGCGAACCGGTGTCGAGCGTCGGCGAAAGCAGGTAGCGGTAAGGCAGCAGCGCGCTGTCCAGCATGCCGAGGTCGAAATCGCCATTCACCACCTGGGTGAATGCCGGATCCTTGCGCAGGGCAAGCGCCAGGCCGCGGCTGAGAGCCGCCTTCGCCGTGTCGTCGCCGCCGTCGATCGCGACGAGCAGCAGGCGGGAACCGGGCCCCTCGCCCACCTGCTCCATCAGCAGCTTCTGGTCCGGCGTGGTCGGTGCGGGCATGAAGCTGCGCAGGTCGGTGCCGACCTTCAGCTGCGTGGCGACCAGCGTGCCGAGCAGCGCGAGGACGAGGATCCAGGCGACGAGCAGGGCGAGGCGCGCGCCCCTCACATCGCGCCGCCGCACTGTGCGATGAGGCCCTCGCGGGTCGGCGCCGCCGGCATCGCGGCGGCGAGGTCGCCGAGCAGGTCGATCGAGGTGTCGCCGTCGCTTTCGTCCATGCGCATGCAGCGGGCGAGTTGTCCGCTGCCGTAGACGTGGATGCCGGCGATCTGCTTCGCGACGCGTGCGTCGCGCGGGGTCAGGGTGAGCTGCCAGCGGTCGGCGTCGCGACCCAGCCTGACCTCGAACGATTCGCCGAGCCGCGACGGGTCGCCGGCGAGCAGGGCGACGAAGCTGTCGAGCAGCACCTGCAATTGCGGAGCGCGCTTCAGCGAGAAGCTGCGTGGCTTCCTCCCCTCGCGCTCCTGCGTCACCTCGCCGTCGGCGATCGTGGAGACTTCCTTCGCGGGCTTCTCCACCCGGCGCTCGAGGCGATCGCCGCCGAGCCAGGCGAGTTCGCCCGAAACCACCAGCGGCTTCTCCAGCACACGCATGAAGCGCGCTTCCGCGAAGGGCGTGCGCGCGGGTGCCGGGCGATGCAGGCTGGCGATCAGCGCGTTTGCGTCATCCGCGTCAGGCGTCGGAGTGGCTGGGCACGCGAGCGGCAGCAGCAGGCTCGTCAGCAGCAGGGCCAGTTTCTTGCCAGAAGTCATAGAAATTGAACCAGTTGAAGGGATACAGGCGGGCGTAATGCTCCACGCGCGCGGCATAGCGGGCGACAAGGCCGTCCAGCGCGGCCGCACGCTCCGCGCGCGGCACGTCGATGCCGTCCGAAAAGGCCTCGAAGATCAGCCGGTAGCGATTGCCGCCGAGGTAGATGCCCATGCACAGCACGACGGGAATCTTCAGCGCGGATGCGAGGTGCCATGGGCCGACGGGGAACGGTGCCGGCCGGCCGAGGAAGGGAACCCGGCGGGTGGCCTCGTTGCGGTGGCCGCGGTCGGCCAGCAAGGCCACCATGCCGCCCTGGGCGGCGCCCTCGGCCATGGCCAAGGCCACGGAGGCGCCCCCGCGCGACGCGTCGATCACGGCCGCGCCCACGTCCGGCGCCAGCGCCTCCAGGACCGCGGTGAGCGCCGGGGTCTTCTGCTTGTCCAGCACGACGCGCAAGGGGACATCCGGACGACGGGCGCCGAGCGCGCGCAGGGCCTCGAAGCTGCCCTGGTGCGAACCGATCAGCAGGACACCTTTGCCGGCGTCGATGCAACGGTCGAGCTCCTGCAGCCCCTCCACGTCCACCGCGAAGTCGCGTTCCCCGTGCGCCAGGAAGAACAGGCGATCGAGCAGGGTCGCGGCGAACATGTGGATATGCCGGAACACGTCGTAGTTCGTGACCGGACGGTTCAATACCCGCGCGAGGTAGGTACGCGAGGCCAGCCGTTCGTCCGCGCGGCGCAGGAAGAAGTACAAGGCGATGGGATACAGCAGCACGCGTGCCACGCCACGGCCCAGCCGCAGCGCGATCGTGCGGATCAGCCAGATGGCGAACCAACCGCCGCCTTCGCGTTGCTTCCAATGGCTCATGCGCCCTCCAGCGTGCCGCGGAGCAGCGTATCCGGGCCGCGGCGAACAGTGAAGCGGAAGCGCGTGTCGTCCAGCGCCACGAGTTCGAGTTCCGCGTCCTCGTCGGGCAGGAGCGGGGCCACGAATTTCGCGTCGACGACCTGCCGCACCGCGAGCCCGCGCCAGCTTCGCAGCGCCAGCGCCGCGGCCTCAAGCAGGAGCACGCCGGCCACGACGGGGCGACCGGGAAAGTGACCGGCAAAACTCGGATGCGCCGCGGCGAAACGCAGCGGACGCACGAACGGCGCGGACTCTGACTCGGTCATCGACATCTCCGGGCGAAGCAAAGCACGCTCCGGGCCAGTACGGCCTGAACGACGATCAGGCGGTGGCGCGATGCTGTTCGATATGCGCGGACAGCGTGCTCAGGTTTGTGAAGATGGCGCGATTGTCCGGGTTGTCGGACTTCAGCTGGAAGCCGTAACGCTTGGACACGGCCAGCGCGATTTCCAGCGCGTCGATGGAATCGAGGCCCAGGTCGCCGCCGAACAGCGGGGCTTCCGGGTCGATCTCGGTGGGCTTCACCGATTCGAGGTTCAGGCTGGTGACGATGAGTTCGGCCAGTTCTTTCTGTGCTGCGGTCTGCGTTGCCATGGGTGTTTCCAGGTCCTGGATGTTCCTGCCTCCCCCCGGATGGCAGCGGGCGCGGAGTTTAGCACAGGGGTCGTTGGACCACCTTCGGAACGGTTCAGACTGGTGAAGACCGGACGTTCACGCCGCGGCCCGGCGAGGGGACGATATGATGGCGCGACCGCGTTGGACGGAAGACCCGATGCTCCCAGGAAGCGAAATGCGCCAGCCCGCGCCACAGGCCACCCATGCACGCACCGCGCCGCGCGTGCGCTACACACACGAATCCGGCGGGCTTTCGTCGTCCACATTGGCCGCCTTCGACTTTGGCGCATCCGCCCCCGCCTTCGACGATCCCCGGCGCTTCCGGGTGGCGCTGGAACCCTTCGGCGAAGCGCTGAGCGAAGTCTGGGAGGTGGACGGCGAGGTATGCAGCGGGCGCGAAGGCGAGCTGCGCTGGTCGCGCGGCGGCGGCTGGCTGTTCGCCGCGGTGGAGTGCCGGGAGGACGAGCACGGCGGCACCGAGGGTGCCGCAAGGCATGCCTATGGCCTGCTCTCGGGTCTTGTCGGCGGCGCGCCGGAGCAGCACGTGCAGCGGATCTGGAATTACCTCGGCGCGATCAACGCGGGGGACGACGACGACGAGCGCTACAAGCATTTCTGCACGGGACGCATCGGCGGCATGGGCGAGATTTTCGCCCAGGGCTTTCCCGCGGCGACAGCGATCGGACACCACGCGGATCCCACGCTGCTCCAGGTGTACCTGCTGGCCACGGACCGTCCCGGCACGCGTGTGGAGAATCCTCGCCAGGTAAGCGCCTGGCGCTATCCCCGGCAATACGGGCGCACGCCGCCGAGCTTCGCGCGGGCCACGCTGCTGCCCGCCGGCGACGTGCTCGCCATCTCGGGAACGGCGGCGGTCGTCGGGCACGCGTCGGCGCATGCGGGTGACATCGACGCGCAGCTGGCCGAGACGCTGCGCAATCTCGAGGCGCTCCTGGCCGCCGGTGGCCTGCCGGCCGGACTCGGACATCTTGCGCCAATGAAGGCTTACGTGCGCCATCCGGAACATGTGGCGACGGTGCGCGCTTTCGCCGCGAAGCACTTTCCCGAAGCGCCGTTGCTGGTATTGCATGGCGACATCTGCCGCGCCGAACTGCTGATCGAAATCGACGGCTGGCGCTATCGCGGCTGATTCCGTAGGAGCCGCTATAGCGGCGAGGGGCGCTTGCCCCGCCGCTTCATCGCTTTGTCGGCTTCTCGCCGCTATAGCGGCTCCCACAACAGCAGCTATTTCTTCGTGGGGCGGTGCCAGCCTTCGATGGTCGTCTGCCGGCCGCGCGCGACGGTCAGCGCATCCGCCGGCGCGTCCTTCGTGATCACCGAACCCGCGCCGATGGTGGCACCCGCGCGTAACGTCACCGGCGCCACCAGCGAGCTGTTGGAGCCGACGAAGACACCATCCTCGATGGTGGTGCGGCTCTTGTTCACGCCGTCGTAGTTGCAGGTGATCGTGCCGGCACCGATGTTCACCTTGCTGCCGATGACCGTGTCGCCGAGGTAAGTCAGGTGGTTCGCCTTCGAGCCGGCGGCGATGACCGCGTTCTTCGTCTCGACGAAATTGCCGATGTGCACGCCGGCCGCCAGGTCGGTACCGGGACGCAGGCGCGCGAACGGGCCGATCGTGCACGGACCATGGGTCACCACGCCGTCCAGGTCGCAATGCGCGAGCACCACGGTGCCGGCCGCGAGCTTCGCGTTGCGCACGCGGGTGAAGGGGCCGATGCGCACGTCGTCGCCCAGCACCACGTCGCCTTCGAAGATCACGTTCACGTCCACCTCGACGTCGCGGCCCGCGACGACCTTGCCGCGGATGTCGAGACGGCGCGGGTCGGCCAGGCGTACGCCGGCGAGGGCCAGCGCGCGGGCGCTGCGTTCGCGGTACAGGGCCTCCAGGCCGGCGAGCTGCCAGGGATCGTTGGCGCCCGAGGCCTCGGTGGCTTCGCAGTCGACGCAGGCGGCCGGTGCGCCTTCGTCGGCGGCCATCTCGAAGACGTCGGTGAGGTAGTACTCGCCCTGCGCATTGCTGTTGCCGAGACGCTGCGCCCACGCGAGGAGGCGCATCGCGTCGGCGGCGACGATGCCGGTGTTCACGAGGTCGATGGCGCGCTGCGCGGCGCTCGCGTCCTTCTCTTCGACGATATGGCGCACGCGGCCGGCGGCATCCAGCACGACGCGGCCGTAGCCCCTCGGGTCGGCCAGGCGTGTCGCCAGCATCGACAGGCCTTCGCGGGTCGAGACCAGGGCGGACAGCGTCTCCGGGCGGATCAGCGGCACGTCGCCATAAAGCACCAGCACGCGTCCCTCGAGGCCGCCCTGCGCCTGCAGGGTTTCGAGGGCCGTGCGCACCGCGTGGCCCGTGCCAAGGCGCTCGCGCTGTTCGATCCAGCCCAGGGCGGTATCGGCGGCGAAGGCGTCGCGTACCTGTTCGCCGTTATGGCCGTACACCACATGTACGCCGGCGGGCTCCAGGGTCCGGGCCGCTTCGATCACATGCGCCAGCAACGGGCGCCCCGCGAGCGGCATGAGCACCTTGGCCGACGCGGACTTCATCCGCTTGCCCTCGCCGGCGGCGAGGATGAGGACGTGGAGGGGCGTCGCTGTCATGGAGTCCATTGCCTGCTGCGGATGGGGCCTGAACATATCGCAAGAGTACGGGGTCAGGAAGAGCCGAGGCGCGCCTGCAGGGCGCGGGTCAATCGTCCTTGGGCCGCTCGGTCAGGTGTTCGAGGTTCGGTTTGTACGCCTCCACGAAGGCATTGCGCAGGATGCCGGCGATCGCCTCGAAGGGCGAGACACTCTTGTCGTCGATGGTCCCGGAGATGGGGACGCGGGTGGCGAACTGATCCTTGGACTGGTTCTTGAAGATCTTCGTGACGCCTTCGGCCACGGCCTCGTAGGCGAGCTTGAGGGGATTCTTCTTTTCCTGCTCCACGTCCTGCTTCCAGCTGAAGATCTTCAGGCCATGGAACAGCGGCTTGGCGTAACCGCTGAGGTGCCGGTCCCGCGCCTGCAACTCCATGAAGAAGTCGCCTTCGCCACCCGCGAAGTCGAGCCCGCTGTAGGCGCGGGCCAGGTCGTTCGCCTTCACCAGCTTGATATCGCGGATGCTCAGTTCGTAGCGGAAGTCGCCGGTGCGCTCGAGGGGATCGAACTCCGCGCGCGTTTCCAGCGGCGCATCGCCCAGCACCTTCGCCGTGGCATGCATGTGCGCCACGCGCGAGCCGCCTTCGCGCTGCACGTTCGTGAGGTTGGTGGCGGTGCCGTTCACCCCGGTCATCTTGAGGTCGACCTTCGGACTCGACACGAAGTTGTGGAAGGTGATGGTGCCGTCCATGACGTTAACCTCATCGAGTCGCGTCGGCACCAGGGCGCGGAGCTGGGCACGCCAGTCGACGCCCTTACCGGTCTGCGTATCGCCTTCGCCGCGGCCGTCGACGAAGTTCACCACGGGGTGGTAGAAGTCGATCTTGCCGCGCAGGCGGCCACGGGCGATCGCCCGCCAGCTCAGGGAGATATCGGCCCGGTCGGTGTCGAAGAGCGGCACGGGCACCTTGCCGTCCACCTTCTCGATGGTGAGCCGGTCGATGGAATACGCACCGCGCCAGAGATGGATGTCGATGTCGGCGATATGACCCGAGTACGCGCCCATGCGCGAAAGGCGGCCATTGAGATAATCGAGCA
Coding sequences:
- a CDS encoding phosphotransferase, translating into MLPKTEFVDLIPHAGDMCLLDGVQAWDATTIHAVSTSHVLVAHPLRGEEGLHAVHLAEYGAQAMAVHGALLAREQGRTRPRAGMLVSLRGVKLAVDRVDTLQGPLDVHAECLIADGSGAQYGFRILHRGREIASGRAAVLYRDA
- a CDS encoding MMPL family transporter: MRGARLALLVAWILVLALLGTLVATQLKVGTDLRSFMPAPTTPDQKLLMEQVGEGPGSRLLLVAIDGGDDTAKAALSRGLALALRKDPAFTQVVNGDFDLGMLDSALLPYRYLLSPTLDTGSLDEGYLADELQQRLDDLGSPAATLLKGLLPRDPTLETLKLAERWTPVRSPEVRDGVWFSSRGEALLLAQTRGAGFDPGAQEDAIGRLRAAFAALPGSAAAHLTISGPGYFTVVVNAQTRDQADWIGRISTIGFIVLMLVAYRSVRSLLLGALPVATGALAGIALLTVCFAEVHGITLAFGFTLLGVAQEYPIRLLSHRREGESAVASVRGLWPLLLTAIASACIAYLAFYASGVGGLQQLAVFTIAGLLAAGFSTRYALPYLLPEHARDVARMPGLAAFRGWLDALPRPRWLPVPIAAAVVAMIAFAPGPFWQNDLSALTPLPRDLLMTDARLRGELGAPDVRYLLIVQAKTADGVLAASAKLEPRLRGQVAAKALDGFELPSIYLPDLATQRARQAKLPDRATLDASLTKALDGMPFRKDLFAPFVDDVETARSAPLLTPEVFARSPLGQRLAAMLLPRGDHWVGLSTLSGVHDAAAVAAAVAAADPGARLLDLKEASESLVAAYRTRILHAVLAAAALLFLTITLALRSIRRAWHVLAPMTLATFLVLAVERMAGIPISLFHLVALILAAGLGLHYALFFERDTGDPAEQRRTLHATVVCVIAALLVFGMLAWSSIPVLRAIGLTVALGVAFHFCLSILMAPHAAQDRVR
- a CDS encoding LolA-related protein, encoding MTSGKKLALLLTSLLLPLACPATPTPDADDANALIASLHRPAPARTPFAEARFMRVLEKPLVVSGELAWLGGDRLERRVEKPAKEVSTIADGEVTQEREGRKPRSFSLKRAPQLQVLLDSFVALLAGDPSRLGESFEVRLGRDADRWQLTLTPRDARVAKQIAGIHVYGSGQLARCMRMDESDGDTSIDLLGDLAAAMPAAPTREGLIAQCGGAM
- a CDS encoding acyltransferase, producing the protein MSHWKQREGGGWFAIWLIRTIALRLGRGVARVLLYPIALYFFLRRADERLASRTYLARVLNRPVTNYDVFRHIHMFAATLLDRLFFLAHGERDFAVDVEGLQELDRCIDAGKGVLLIGSHQGSFEALRALGARRPDVPLRVVLDKQKTPALTAVLEALAPDVGAAVIDASRGGASVALAMAEGAAQGGMVALLADRGHRNEATRRVPFLGRPAPFPVGPWHLASALKIPVVLCMGIYLGGNRYRLIFEAFSDGIDVPRAERAAALDGLVARYAARVEHYARLYPFNWFNFYDFWQETGPAADEPAAAARVPSHSDA
- a CDS encoding hydroxymyristoyl-ACP dehydratase — protein: MTESESAPFVRPLRFAAAHPSFAGHFPGRPVVAGVLLLEAAALALRSWRGLAVRQVVDAKFVAPLLPDEDAELELVALDDTRFRFTVRRGPDTLLRGTLEGA
- a CDS encoding phosphopantetheine-binding protein, producing the protein MATQTAAQKELAELIVTSLNLESVKPTEIDPEAPLFGGDLGLDSIDALEIALAVSKRYGFQLKSDNPDNRAIFTNLSTLSAHIEQHRATA
- a CDS encoding pteridine-dependent deoxygenase — translated: MRQPAPQATHARTAPRVRYTHESGGLSSSTLAAFDFGASAPAFDDPRRFRVALEPFGEALSEVWEVDGEVCSGREGELRWSRGGGWLFAAVECREDEHGGTEGAARHAYGLLSGLVGGAPEQHVQRIWNYLGAINAGDDDDERYKHFCTGRIGGMGEIFAQGFPAATAIGHHADPTLLQVYLLATDRPGTRVENPRQVSAWRYPRQYGRTPPSFARATLLPAGDVLAISGTAAVVGHASAHAGDIDAQLAETLRNLEALLAAGGLPAGLGHLAPMKAYVRHPEHVATVRAFAAKHFPEAPLLVLHGDICRAELLIEIDGWRYRG
- the glmU gene encoding bifunctional UDP-N-acetylglucosamine diphosphorylase/glucosamine-1-phosphate N-acetyltransferase GlmU, translated to MTATPLHVLILAAGEGKRMKSASAKVLMPLAGRPLLAHVIEAARTLEPAGVHVVYGHNGEQVRDAFAADTALGWIEQRERLGTGHAVRTALETLQAQGGLEGRVLVLYGDVPLIRPETLSALVSTREGLSMLATRLADPRGYGRVVLDAAGRVRHIVEEKDASAAQRAIDLVNTGIVAADAMRLLAWAQRLGNSNAQGEYYLTDVFEMAADEGAPAACVDCEATEASGANDPWQLAGLEALYRERSARALALAGVRLADPRRLDIRGKVVAGRDVEVDVNVIFEGDVVLGDDVRIGPFTRVRNAKLAAGTVVLAHCDLDGVVTHGPCTIGPFARLRPGTDLAAGVHIGNFVETKNAVIAAGSKANHLTYLGDTVIGSKVNIGAGTITCNYDGVNKSRTTIEDGVFVGSNSSLVAPVTLRAGATIGAGSVITKDAPADALTVARGRQTTIEGWHRPTKK
- a CDS encoding DUF748 domain-containing protein, producing MRTRYRRSLWITGVVAVVLIVGRIVLPYAVLDYLNGRLSRMGAYSGHIADIDIHLWRGAYSIDRLTIEKVDGKVPVPLFDTDRADISLSWRAIARGRLRGKIDFYHPVVNFVDGRGEGDTQTGKGVDWRAQLRALVPTRLDEVNVMDGTITFHNFVSSPKVDLKMTGVNGTATNLTNVQREGGSRVAHMHATAKVLGDAPLETRAEFDPLERTGDFRYELSIRDIKLVKANDLARAYSGLDFAGGEGDFFMELQARDRHLSGYAKPLFHGLKIFSWKQDVEQEKKNPLKLAYEAVAEGVTKIFKNQSKDQFATRVPISGTIDDKSVSPFEAIAGILRNAFVEAYKPNLEHLTERPKDD